One window of the Aquila chrysaetos chrysaetos chromosome 8, bAquChr1.4, whole genome shotgun sequence genome contains the following:
- the FAM117A gene encoding protein FAM117A isoform X6, which produces MNDKATQPCFSSLQTPVSWHDAEVGKASSSAHKRSASWGSTDHRREIAKLKQQLQRTKLNGRSGKEKEKSSPLQGDHAVLGSLRDSPSGFLSPSPILRLSPCLHRSLEGLNQELEEAFVKEQGDEELLRILDVPDGHRAPAPAQRGSGDASLTLEPSSGSCSSLSLSPSPSVPLRLSPHTPVRLAAEEPSSAADEVQPDPKEKDEGSPSPVLAFASSPRPNHSYMFKREPPEGCEKVRAFEEASSPSPDQPFQPSCPDKNKVHFNPTGSAFCPVSLVKPLFPNVGLLFRGFPASSSPGTGTFTSCQPTAPSPFLGVRKDAAVDSFSEVSKSPSLNYEHWKRGQPEENVVFHSSLVV; this is translated from the exons CCGTGTTTCTCATCACTTCAGACTCCAGTGTCCTGGCATGACGCAGAAGTGGGGAAAGCCAGCTCCAGTGCTCACAAGCGTTCTGCTTCTTGGGGTAGCACAGATCACCGCAGAGAG ATTGCcaaactgaagcagcagctccagcgAACAAAGCTAAATGGCAGAAGTggcaaagaaaaggagaagagctCCCCGCTCCAGGGGGACCATGCTGTCCTTGGATCGCTCAGG GACTCTCCTTCAGGCTTCCTTTCTCCATCTCCCATTTTGAGGCTCAGCCCCTGCTTGCATAGGAGCCTGGAGGGGCTAAACCAGGAACTGGAGGAAGCGTTTGTGAAGGAACAGGGAGATGAAGAGCTTTTGCGG ATACTGGATGTCCCAGACGGCCACAGGGCGCCAGCGCCTGCCCAGAGAGGCTCTGGAGATGCGTCCCTGACTCTGGAGCCCAGCagtggcagctgcagcagcctctctctttctccttccccttccgTGCCTCTCCGTCTTTCTCCACACACCCCGGTGAGGCTGGCAGCAGAAGAGCCCTCCTCTGCGGCGGACGAGGTGCAGCCAGATCCAAAGGAGAAAG ACGAGGGCAGCCCTTCACCAGTCCTGGCCTTTGCTTCTTCTCCTCGACCCAACCACAGCTACATGTTTAAACGGGAACCTCCCGAGGGATGCGAGAAGGTCCGGGCCTTTGAAGAAGCTTC ctctcccagccctgaTCAGCCTTTTCAGCCTTCCTGCCCAGATAAGAACAAAGTGCACTTCAACCCCACCGGTTCTGCCTTCTGCCCCGTCAGCCTGGTGAAGCCTCTCTTCCCAAACGTGGGCCTCCTCTTCAGGGGCTTTCCAGCTTCTTCCAGCCCTGGCACGGGCACATTTACATCCTGCCAGcccacagcccccagccccttcctcgGGGTGCGGAAGGACGCTGCAGTAGATAGCTTCAGCGAGGTGTCCAAGTCTCCTTCACTGAATTACGAACACTGGAAGCGCGGCCAGCCAGAGGAGAACGTCGTCTTCCACAGCTCTCTCGTGGTGTGA